A portion of the Vicinamibacteria bacterium genome contains these proteins:
- a CDS encoding class I SAM-dependent methyltransferase — MEIPPEVSAFYGQGTEAGRLDQEFRLEQARTRELLTRYLPPAPAVILDVGGAAGAYALWLAGQGYEVHLVDPVPLHVEQAQRASTAQSAPLASVRRGEARSLERARASVDVVLLLGPLYHLLRRAERLAALREARRVLRPGGLLFAAAISRFASLLDGLRGALFADPDFQRIVEQDLVDGQHRNPTDRPQYFTSAFFHRPEELRSEVRAGGLIVDDLVALEGPGAFLHDLDLLWADPRRRDTLLRFVRAVEREPSLIGLGPHLLAVAHRPRASGSASRPGARRRPDAPRKRRTP, encoded by the coding sequence ATGGAAATCCCGCCCGAGGTCTCTGCCTTCTACGGGCAGGGCACGGAGGCGGGGCGGCTCGACCAGGAGTTCCGGCTCGAGCAGGCCCGCACCCGGGAGCTTCTCACCCGCTATCTGCCGCCCGCCCCCGCGGTGATCCTGGACGTGGGGGGCGCGGCCGGGGCTTACGCGCTCTGGTTGGCCGGGCAGGGCTATGAGGTCCACCTCGTAGACCCCGTGCCCCTCCACGTGGAGCAGGCGCAGCGGGCCTCCACCGCCCAGTCGGCCCCGCTGGCCAGCGTGAGGCGGGGAGAGGCGCGCTCCCTGGAGCGAGCCCGCGCCAGCGTGGACGTGGTCCTGCTTCTGGGGCCGCTCTACCACCTTCTGCGGCGCGCCGAGCGACTGGCCGCTCTCCGCGAGGCCCGACGGGTCTTGCGGCCGGGCGGCCTCCTCTTCGCGGCCGCCATCTCCCGCTTCGCCTCTCTCCTCGATGGCCTCCGGGGAGCGCTCTTCGCGGACCCCGACTTCCAGCGGATCGTGGAGCAGGATCTCGTCGACGGCCAGCATCGCAACCCCACGGACCGGCCGCAGTACTTCACGAGCGCCTTCTTCCACCGGCCGGAGGAGCTGCGGAGCGAGGTCCGCGCAGGGGGACTCATCGTAGACGACCTCGTCGCCCTCGAGGGGCCCGGAGCCTTCCTCCACGACCTCGACCTCCTTTGGGCCGATCCCCGGCGGCGGGACACCCTGCTCCGCTTCGTGCGCGCGGTAGAGCGTGAGCCTTCCCTGATCGGGCTCGGCCCCCATCTGCTGGCGGTAGCCCACCGACCGCGCGCCTCCGGATCCGCTTCCCGGCCGGGAGCCAGGCGACGACCCGACGCCCCTCGGAAGCGACGGACGCCTTAG